A portion of the Oxynema aestuarii AP17 genome contains these proteins:
- a CDS encoding NAD(P) transhydrogenase subunit alpha → MTEALISALFIFVLATFAGFEVITKVPPTLHTPLMSGANAISGIAILGALIVAGDKDWNVTVILGLIAVVFATINVVGGFLVTDRMLQMFKKKEVKA, encoded by the coding sequence ATGACAGAAGCCTTGATTTCTGCCTTATTTATCTTCGTCCTGGCCACCTTTGCCGGGTTCGAGGTCATTACTAAAGTTCCGCCCACCTTGCACACCCCTTTAATGTCCGGCGCCAATGCCATTTCAGGAATTGCCATTCTCGGCGCTTTGATCGTCGCAGGCGATAAAGATTGGAACGTCACCGTCATTCTCGGCTTAATTGCCGTCGTCTTCGCCACGATTAACGTCGTCGGTGGCTTTTTGGTGACCGATCGCATGTTGCAAATGTTCAAAAAGAAAGAGGTGAAAGCATGA
- the rsmH gene encoding 16S rRNA (cytosine(1402)-N(4))-methyltransferase RsmH, producing the protein MPNTEKSVGNERLTEEFVHIPVLSEEAIAGLAVRAGGHYLDATVGGAGHARLILEAAPDLCLTAIDRDELAIRVARERLASFGERVTFWQGNFAQYEPGEQQFDGIIADLGVSSAQLDLSERGFSFREEARLDMRMDARQSLTAEEIVNHWDETELADIFYKYGEERFSRRIARQIGRSRPLRTTTELAEAIARSVPGRYRHGRIHPATRVFQALRIAVNQELASLETFLARVADWLKPEGRLAVISFHSLEDRIVKHRLRESPQLRVLTKKPIRPSEQESQNNPRSRSAKLRIAERVTAIE; encoded by the coding sequence TTGCCAAACACTGAGAAGTCGGTGGGAAATGAAAGATTGACCGAGGAGTTCGTCCACATTCCGGTGTTGAGTGAGGAGGCGATCGCCGGATTGGCGGTGCGTGCGGGGGGTCACTATTTAGATGCGACAGTTGGGGGAGCGGGTCACGCGCGGCTGATTTTAGAAGCGGCGCCGGACTTGTGCCTGACGGCGATCGATCGCGACGAGTTGGCGATTCGGGTAGCGAGGGAACGCCTGGCGTCGTTTGGGGAGCGGGTGACTTTTTGGCAGGGTAATTTTGCGCAGTACGAGCCGGGAGAGCAACAATTTGATGGTATTATTGCAGACCTGGGGGTTAGTTCTGCTCAGTTAGATCTTTCAGAACGGGGCTTTAGTTTTCGTGAAGAAGCTCGCTTAGACATGCGTATGGATGCTCGCCAATCACTGACGGCGGAAGAAATCGTCAATCACTGGGACGAGACAGAACTAGCAGATATCTTTTATAAATATGGAGAAGAAAGGTTTTCCAGGCGGATTGCCCGGCAGATCGGGCGATCGCGGCCCTTGCGAACGACAACCGAATTGGCGGAGGCGATCGCGCGCAGCGTCCCCGGACGGTATCGTCACGGGAGGATCCACCCGGCGACGCGAGTGTTTCAAGCCTTGCGGATCGCCGTCAATCAAGAGTTAGCCAGCTTGGAAACGTTTTTGGCGCGAGTGGCCGACTGGCTCAAGCCCGAAGGTCGCCTGGCGGTCATCAGCTTTCACAGCTTGGAAGATCGCATCGTCAAACATCGTTTGCGAGAGTCGCCACAGCTTAGGGTGCTCACGAAAAAACCGATAAGACCGAGCGAGCAGGAGAGTCAAAACAACCCTCGTTCTCGCTCGGCAAAGCTGAGAATAGCAGAGCGGGTGACGGCGATCGAGTAG
- a CDS encoding NAD(P)H-quinone oxidoreductase subunit H gives MVTRIETRTEPMVINMGPHHPSMHGVLRLVVTLDGEDVVDCEPVLGYLHRGMEKIAENRTNTMFVPYVSRWDYAAGMFNEAVTVNAPEKLAGIEVPRRASYIRVIMLELNRIANHLLWLGPFLADVGAQTPFFYIFREREMIYDLWEAASGMRLINNNYFRIGGVAADLPYGWVDKCEDFCDYFDPKVDEYETLITNNPIFRRRIQGIGVISREEAINWGLSGPMLRASGVKWDLRKVDHYECYDDFDWDVQWETDGDCLARYLVRIREMRESVKIIRQALKGLPGGPYENLEAKRMFEGPKSKWNDFDYQFIAKKIPPTFKIPSGEHYVRIESGKGELGIYIIGDDNVFPWRWKIRAADFNNLQVFPQLVRGEKVADIVAILGSIDIIMGSVDR, from the coding sequence ATGGTAACAAGAATCGAAACTCGCACCGAACCCATGGTAATCAACATGGGTCCCCACCATCCCTCCATGCACGGGGTGTTGCGTCTGGTCGTCACCCTCGACGGCGAGGATGTCGTCGATTGCGAACCCGTCCTCGGATACCTCCATCGCGGCATGGAAAAAATTGCCGAAAACCGCACCAATACCATGTTCGTCCCCTACGTGAGCCGATGGGATTACGCGGCAGGGATGTTCAACGAAGCGGTTACCGTCAACGCTCCCGAAAAACTCGCAGGGATCGAAGTCCCCCGGCGCGCCAGCTACATTCGAGTCATCATGCTCGAACTCAACCGCATCGCCAACCACCTGCTCTGGCTCGGACCGTTCCTCGCCGACGTCGGCGCCCAAACGCCCTTCTTCTACATCTTCCGCGAACGGGAGATGATTTACGACCTCTGGGAAGCCGCCTCCGGAATGCGCCTGATCAATAATAACTACTTCCGCATCGGAGGGGTCGCCGCCGATTTACCCTACGGTTGGGTCGATAAATGCGAGGACTTCTGCGACTACTTCGATCCCAAAGTAGACGAATACGAAACCCTGATCACCAACAACCCCATTTTCCGCCGCCGCATTCAAGGCATCGGCGTCATCTCTCGCGAGGAAGCTATCAACTGGGGCCTGTCCGGTCCGATGCTGCGCGCCTCCGGCGTCAAATGGGACTTGCGCAAAGTTGACCACTACGAGTGTTACGACGATTTCGATTGGGACGTCCAGTGGGAAACTGACGGCGACTGTTTGGCCCGCTATCTGGTTCGCATCCGCGAAATGCGCGAATCGGTCAAAATTATCCGTCAAGCTCTCAAAGGCTTACCCGGCGGCCCTTACGAGAACTTGGAAGCCAAACGCATGTTTGAAGGCCCCAAGTCGAAATGGAACGATTTTGACTATCAGTTCATCGCCAAGAAAATCCCGCCGACGTTCAAAATCCCCTCGGGCGAACATTACGTCCGCATCGAAAGCGGTAAAGGCGAGTTGGGCATCTACATTATCGGCGACGATAATGTCTTCCCCTGGCGCTGGAAAATCCGCGCGGCAGATTTCAATAACTTGCAAGTCTTCCCGCAATTAGTACGCGGCGAAAAGGTCGCCGATATCGTTGCCATTCTCGGCAGTATCGATATCATTATGGGTTCGGTCGATCGCTAG
- a CDS encoding Re/Si-specific NAD(P)(+) transhydrogenase subunit alpha, producing MKIALAKEIEVGERRVGLIPDLVARLVKQGLEVGVEAGAGEKSFFSDAAYEKAGATIYDDKAKLWGEAGIVVKVAPPKDEEISLLNEGSIVISLLNPLGKPETIQKLADRRVTAFAMETIPRTSRAQSMDVLSSQAAVAGYKAVLLAAATAPKFFPMLTTAAGTIRPAKVFVMGAGVAGLQAIATARRLGAVVEAFDIRPAVKEEVQSLGAKFVEIKLDEDTVAEGGYAKEISEESKKRTQELVAETVAGADVVVTTAQVPGKKAPLLVTEEMVARMKPGAVIVDLAAEQGGNCACTEAGKDVVVNGVTILGPINLPSSMPVHASQMYAKNILTFLQILIDKTEVNLNFEDDIIDNTCVTTGGEIRNARVREALDRVSC from the coding sequence ATGAAAATTGCGCTAGCAAAAGAAATCGAAGTCGGCGAGCGCCGGGTAGGTTTAATCCCCGATCTCGTGGCTCGATTAGTCAAACAAGGACTCGAAGTGGGCGTCGAAGCTGGGGCGGGAGAGAAATCCTTCTTCTCCGACGCAGCTTACGAAAAAGCTGGGGCAACCATATATGATGACAAGGCCAAATTGTGGGGCGAAGCCGGGATCGTCGTCAAGGTGGCTCCTCCGAAAGACGAAGAAATCTCCCTCCTCAACGAAGGGAGCATCGTCATCAGCTTGCTCAACCCGTTAGGGAAGCCGGAAACCATTCAAAAATTAGCCGATCGCCGGGTCACCGCCTTTGCGATGGAGACCATCCCGCGTACCAGTCGGGCCCAGAGTATGGACGTGCTTTCCTCCCAAGCTGCCGTCGCCGGGTACAAAGCAGTCTTACTCGCCGCCGCCACCGCGCCGAAATTCTTCCCGATGTTGACCACCGCCGCCGGAACCATTCGTCCGGCGAAAGTTTTCGTCATGGGCGCTGGCGTGGCAGGCTTGCAGGCGATCGCCACCGCCCGCCGTCTGGGCGCCGTCGTCGAAGCCTTTGACATCCGTCCCGCCGTCAAAGAAGAAGTGCAAAGCCTCGGGGCGAAATTCGTCGAAATCAAACTCGACGAAGACACCGTCGCCGAAGGGGGCTACGCCAAAGAAATTTCGGAAGAATCGAAAAAACGCACTCAAGAACTGGTCGCCGAAACCGTCGCCGGGGCCGACGTGGTGGTGACCACCGCCCAAGTGCCCGGGAAAAAAGCCCCCTTACTGGTGACCGAAGAAATGGTCGCCCGCATGAAACCCGGTGCGGTCATCGTCGATTTAGCTGCGGAACAAGGCGGCAACTGCGCCTGCACCGAAGCCGGGAAAGATGTAGTAGTCAATGGCGTGACCATCCTCGGGCCGATCAACTTGCCCTCGTCGATGCCCGTCCATGCCAGCCAAATGTACGCCAAAAATATTTTGACCTTCTTGCAGATTTTGATCGACAAGACCGAAGTCAACTTGAATTTTGAAGACGACATCATCGATAACACCTGCGTCACCACGGGCGGTGAAATTCGCAATGCCCGAGTGCGCGAGGCCCTCGATCGCGTGAGTTGCTAG
- a CDS encoding class I SAM-dependent methyltransferase, protein MHSNPKLFQTLAEIIESRPERRITFAEYMDLALYHEPYGYYASEWSKIGGAGDFITSPHLSCDFGETLAVQFVEMWEILGRPSPFHLVEMGAGQGLICGDVLQYLRENHRDCLEVLDYAIVEKSPAMRGFQQGRLNPLAAKMGVKLRWCTWEEVGEESIIGCLFSNELVDAFPVHQVVFEGGQLREIYVTVDGEGFAEVSGDLSTEAIADYFDRLGIDWSESHYPEGYRTEVNLAAVDWIDGVAAKLHCGYVLTVDYGYPASRYYAPARDRGTLQCYYRHNYHDNPYLYVGQQDITAHVDFTTLEQRGQARGLETLGRTQQGLFLMALGWGDRLAALSRGENLDISTVLQRREVLHRAIDPLGLGGFGVLVQCKGLDANRRQQSLRGLKTPPML, encoded by the coding sequence ATGCACTCCAATCCCAAACTCTTTCAAACCCTCGCCGAAATCATTGAATCGCGACCCGAACGGCGTATTACCTTCGCCGAATATATGGATCTCGCCCTCTACCACGAACCCTACGGCTACTATGCTTCCGAGTGGAGCAAAATTGGTGGGGCGGGGGACTTTATTACCTCCCCTCATTTGAGTTGCGATTTTGGCGAAACTCTGGCGGTGCAGTTTGTCGAAATGTGGGAGATTTTGGGCCGTCCCTCGCCGTTTCATTTGGTGGAAATGGGGGCGGGTCAGGGATTGATTTGCGGCGATGTTTTGCAATACTTGCGCGAAAACCACCGGGATTGCTTGGAGGTGCTAGATTACGCGATCGTGGAAAAATCCCCGGCAATGCGGGGGTTTCAGCAAGGGCGGTTGAATCCTTTGGCAGCGAAAATGGGGGTGAAATTGCGCTGGTGTACCTGGGAAGAGGTCGGCGAGGAGAGTATTATTGGTTGTTTGTTTTCTAATGAGTTAGTCGATGCGTTCCCGGTGCATCAAGTGGTCTTCGAGGGGGGACAACTGCGCGAAATTTACGTGACCGTCGATGGGGAGGGTTTTGCGGAAGTGAGCGGGGATCTATCTACGGAGGCGATCGCCGATTATTTCGATCGCCTCGGGATCGACTGGAGTGAGAGCCATTACCCGGAGGGATATCGCACGGAAGTCAATCTCGCCGCCGTGGATTGGATCGATGGAGTGGCGGCTAAACTGCACTGCGGTTATGTTTTGACGGTGGATTACGGCTATCCGGCGTCTCGTTACTACGCCCCGGCGCGCGATCGCGGGACGTTACAGTGTTATTATCGCCACAACTATCACGATAATCCTTATCTGTATGTAGGACAACAGGATATAACCGCGCACGTCGATTTCACTACGTTAGAACAACGAGGCCAAGCGCGGGGGTTGGAAACCCTCGGACGGACTCAACAGGGATTATTTTTGATGGCGTTGGGATGGGGCGATCGCCTCGCGGCCCTGTCCCGGGGTGAAAATTTGGATATTTCTACGGTTCTGCAACGTCGGGAAGTTTTGCATCGGGCGATCGATCCGTTGGGTTTGGGCGGTTTTGGGGTGTTGGTGCAATGCAAGGGACTCGACGCGAACCGACGCCAACAAAGCTTGCGCGGGTTGAAAACACCGCCGATGCTCTAG